The following nucleotide sequence is from Ferruginibacter lapsinanis.
GATAGTAGTAATATCTGTTGGAGCAAAGCCTATATTCGTATTCACTGACACATAATTGTCGAATAATAGTTTACCGCCATTAATAGTATTTACTTCTACCCCTGCAACCCCTCCACGGAAAGTACCTCTTAAATTAAAAGTGCCGTCTGCGATGGTTGACAAAATAGTTTTCGTTTCACCTCCTGATGCTCCATCTACTAATATTGCGGCCCTTGCATTTGCTGAACCTGTACCGCCGGCTCCTCCATTCATTGTAAATATTTGCCCATTGATATCTAACTTACCAGCATTTTTTATTGTTAAAGTAGTAACACCAATATTAGTTGCAGGAGCAGGATCATCAATTGATACATTAGTTGCAGGACTATTTGATAAAACAAGATTTCCTGTAGTTTTATCAATGATCATTGCGCTAAAATACTCGGTACCACCTCCAGTTCGTGTTATTAGTTGATTTCCGCATGTGCCATTAAAAGTTATCGATTTTCCATTATTAGTTTGTTGTGTACCGGTGGTAAAATTGCCAATGATATTTATATTAGTGTTTAAGACTACAGTTCCTATTAAGGATAGATTCGGAAAAGTTGGTACTGCAGTCCCAGAAATTGTACCTGTACCTAAGAAATTCACTGTGCCATTACAGTTAGTAGAACTAAAGCTTCCATTATTAGTGATACTTCCTCCATTGCTTATAGATAAAGTATAAGCTCCGCTAATTACTATACCTCCTGTTCCGGTAGTAGTAATAGAATTTGCAGAAGCATTTGCAGTAGCTATAGAAATTGTAACTCCGTTAGGTACGGAAATATTTGATGCAGAAGTGGGAATGCCACCACACCAATTAGCAGCATTATTCCAATCACCTGTAGTACCTCCAATCCAAGTTCCTGGTGTACCGCAAGTTGGTGTATAAGAATAAACTGCAGGAATTGTATTTTGGAAAGTATATGTAGTAGTAGCAAATCCTTCGGTACCTGTATTTCCATTCCATGCACCAATAATATATTTTACCAACACCCCTGTATTAGCTGATGCCGGAATAGTGCCCGTAATAATTTGTTTATTTGATCCATCGGTACAAACTACAGAAGAAAATGCAACAAATGTGGATGTGCCGGAAGCAACACCTCTTGTCCCTCCGGGTGTTGTGCCATCAGTAGTATAATATATACCTGTATTTGTATATTGTCCCGATAACTCAATATTCCAATCTACAATTAAAGGCGATCCAATAGCCGGGGTAGTTTGATTCCAATATTTGGCTGTACTACCTGAGCAATCATTTGTTACTGCTGTATTGCTAGATTGATGTACAATATAATTTGGTGGAGGTGTTCTTTGTCCAACTTGAAAAACACCTAAGGCAAATGCAGCTCCACTAAAGCTGGCGGAAGTAGAAGTTGCAGATCCACTATTATATGTCCATGTACCACCAGCTTTATCTCCTACACTAAAAGTAGTAGGTGTAGCACTTACATCTAAATCTCCTGATAAATATGTAAACGTACCACTTGTAAAGCCCCCTGTTACTGCCGTCCCTGTCAATGTCCAGGTTCTGTTTGCAGTATTTGATGCAGCAAAATTTGTATTACCTGCTGTCACATCTGCATGATCTCCACTTGTAGTACTTGCTGTTACATTCAATGCTTGTGAACTAAAATTTACCACTATAGGTTCGTAACCATTTGCGTCCCCAATATCAAAAGTAGCAGTAGTTGTTGTTTTATTAATCGTTTCAAAACCTTGTATATATCTTGAGGATGATGCCCCACTAACTGATCCTGTAATGGTGATACCAGCCCCCCCTAAAGCAGTATTAATTAATTTGCCGGCAGTAAAAGTTAATGTACCACTAACCGAAGCCAGCGAGGTTTGTGTAACACCTGCACTATTATTTATAATTAAATTGTTTGCACCTGTAAACCCATTACCGGTTACCTGTGCTGATGCGCCATTAAAAGTATAATTGGCTCCGGTGCTGTAGGTACGGGTTCCTGTTACTTGAATGGTACCAAAAGCACCAGTAGCAGTTGTGGTTAGAGCGCCAGTTGAATTAGTGTTAGCAGTGATGATACTTGAACCTGTAGGTAAATAAAAATTTGCTGAAGTACCTGATATAATAAAGGTTTGTGCATCTAGAGTTGCTCCTGCCGAAACTGTAAAATCAGAAGAATTTCCCAATGGAACATTGGACAACAACTGTACTGTATTAGTAGAAGACCCTGTACCAACTGTGTAAATAATTGGATTAGTATTGATACCAGCAGCAGTTGTAGTAAATGTTTGTGCTCCACTAGATTTTACAAATTTGATATAGGCCATCGCTCCACCTGTTGATTGTAACGACCCTGTAGAGCTTACGGAAAAGTTTCCACCTAGCGATAAAGTTGAATATCCTGAAGATACACCGCTGTTCAAATTGAAAGTGCCACCACCAGATAAAGAATAATCTCCAGACACATTTACCTGCACATTTACAGCAGTAGTATTATTTGTTACTGTTACTGTACCTCCCGATTGAGAATAGCTACCAAAGTTATAAACAGAAGCGGATGTTCCGGTAGTAAATATCATATTACCTCCACTCACCACAAATGCGCCTACATTCATTGTAAGTGCTGTATTACCGGTAAATCTAAGAGAGCCTGTACCAGTGTTTTGACATGTAAATGTTCCATTAACAGTGGTAAGCCCACCACTAAAATTCAAGGATGATGTTTGCCCTGAGCTATTCCATGTAAAATTTGAAAAAGATTGTGTAACCCCTGTTGTGATGGCTGTAGAAACAGCACCAGTGATCTCACAAGTTGATCCCGTATTCCATGTCATGGTAGGAATTGTACCTGATGTTGTTCCGTGTCTATATGTACCTGTAGCTGTAACCGTAGCTGTTCCGTTTACAGTAAAAACAGATGCTCCTCCTCCCTGATTACCTATATCAAGAATTCCAGCAATAGATGCAGTATTACTTGCCGCAAGTACAAAAGTTGTAACAGAAGTATTATATAAGTTCAATGTACTTCCTGCTTGAATATCTATATCGCTGCCTGCAAGAGCGCCGCCTATAGTAAAAGTTCTGTTAGCCCCCCCCCCGTAATTTTAAAAGTTACATTATTTCTTAATATCCATTGACCATAAACTGTTGATGAGCTACTTGGAACGGCAACAGATACAGGACCGGTAGCCCCACTACCTACATTACTTCCATCCATTATTAAGATATCAGATGTTGTAAAAGTTATATTTGCCCCACTTGCTCCTATCGCAGAACCGCCTACCCCAATATTACTCCAATTAGATTTATCATTAAATGCATTAGATGGTGCGGTGCCCCCCACCCAATAAAATACATTCCCTGCAGTTACTGTATAACTATAATTACTACCACCACTGTTATTTAAGTTGATCGTTCTAAAATCTGCATCAGTTCCGTTTGCAAGAGGACCATCAGATCCGCCAACAGTACCACTACCTGATGTGAAAACATAATACTGAACTGTTGTACCTCCTGCTTGTGCAGGTATTGTTCCAGTATATGTTGTACCTGAACCAGTCATTGCTACTACGGTTGATGTGGAGAAAGAATTGGTTGAGTACCTCAGGTAAACCGCCTGCCCTGTTGCAAAAGATCCAGATAAGGTAGCCGTAACAGTTACTGCCTGGTTTGCATAAACACCGGCACCACTTGTAGGTACCTGAGCAACTGATGATACAGTTTGAATAGTCCCTTGAATAACAAATGCAATACTCTTACTAATACCAGTGTTAAGGCCATCGGTTTTAAAAACAACATTAGAAGAGGCTGTCGGTAGGTTAACTTTCCAGGCATTAGCGCCACCGCAATTCCCATTAGGGGTAGTAACTGTAACGCTATGAGTAAAAGGATCGCCATTAGCATTCGGCTGATACTCACCACAAGGAGTCCCATCGCCATAAAACCTAAAGTATTTATCACCAGAGGTACTTACTGACTTGGTGATTATTAAAGAGCCTCCAACAGAAGAACTCATTGACTGCCCCGCCCCCCAGGAGCCTCCGACAAAATCACCAGAATTAAGAGAGTTTTGAGCAGTAATGCTTAGGATAAAAATGGTTGATAGAAACGCAGTAAGCAATAATTTTTTCATACTAATTTATTAAGGCATAGAATATTTTAAATAATAAATAATTATGCAATAGATTTCCTGGAAGAAATTTTTTGTTGCACAATGATTTTGCAAACAGCATTACTATTTGCATTTTTGGTGCTTAATAAAATAAGGTAAAATAAAAGCTTAAGTAGCTAATAACGAGAGATGTAATTACATGTAAAATGGTTGCATGTATGTAAAAAAAAATGCGCCAATTGGCGCATAAAATTTATTCAAATAATTCTCCCTGAGGATTATTGGGGTCTTTTTTCTTTTCCCACTGCATCTCTACACTTTTGGAGTAGTCGGTGAGTTTTGCTCCCAGTGCCTTCCAGCCCATTACTTCCACTATATTGGCTACCTTTATTTCCGAACTTCTGGCCTGAGTTCCCCTACCACTTTGAACGGTCAATACAGGTTCGGCATCTGTTGTAACAGCTTCAAGATAATTTTCAGCACCTTCTTTGATAAAGAAAAACTTACTATGCAATGTGGTGGTTTCTATCTTAAAGCGTTTTACGCTGAATTGAACTTTTTCTTTATCGTAGTATACTGCCGTGATAATTTTTTCTGCATCAAATTTTTCCATCAACAATACTTTGTCAGGATCAAAACGTTGTGTCAATTCCTGATCGGTAATTTCATAATTACCATCATTATATATAACCAGGATTCTATCTTCCGCATCAAACTTACCAAGATACTGTCCTTTCTCATCTGTATTTAATCTGCCAAATTTATCATCAAACCAAAGTTTTTTGGCATCGAGTGTAGATCTCCCTGCTTCTTTAAATTTAACTGTTTTGATGGGATATTTTGTTACCTGGTTACCGATACTGCTTCTTCCTTTGATCTCCATCTCTTCAAAATAGAAATCCAATTCCTTATTTCTTGCAGAACAATTCGGACTCAATACGATCTTCACCACCTCTGCTTCGCCATTGGCATTTGCACTGAAATAATGTACTTTACTTTTTTCCGAACCTTTTGTAAGATCATACTCTTTATCCCTGGTGATACCAGTCACATTAAAACGTTTGGCATAGCTAACCCCTGTCTTACCGTCAAGATAGATCATATTGTAGGTGGTTCGTTCATCATTTTTTTGAAAAACGGCCACATGTATAATATCTTTTCCAATAAATACTTTCTCTGATACTTTTACCACTTTCATGATTCCTCCTTTGGTAAAAGCAATGATATCATCAAAGTCTGAAACTTCGGCTATTAATTCATCCTTTTTCAAAGCAGTTCCTATAAAGCCATCCGCAAAATTCACGTATAACTTAGTATTGGCAATAGCCACAGCCTTCGCTTGTATGGTATCAAATTGTTTTATCTCCGTTTTACGCTCTCTTCCTTTACCGAATTTCTTCAACAGATTTTCATAATACGCCACTGCATAATCCGTCAAATTTGCAATATCATGTTTTACTTGTTTGATCTCTGCTTCCAATGCTTTGATCTGATCATTCAATTCATCAATATCCAGTCTGTAAATTCTACGTACAGGTTTTTCCGTTAGTTTCACAATATCCTCACGGGTAATATCTCTCTTTAACTGTTTTTTAAATGGTACAAAAGCTTTATCAATCGCCTCAATTACTTTATCCCAGGTCTCATGCTTTTTTTCTAACTCTTTGTATATCTTCTCTTCAAAAAATATTTTTTCCAACGAAGTATAATGCCATTTTTCGAGCAATTCTGCAAGGCGTATCTCTAATTCTTTACGTAGTAATTCTTTTGTATTTTCAGCTGAAATTTTGAGTAACTCTGTTACGCCCAAAAACTGTGGTTTATCTTTTACAATAACACAGGTATTAGGTGAAATGCTTACCTCACAATCGGTGAATGCATACAGTGCATCGATGGTAATATCAGGAGAAATACCGGCTGCTAATTCAATAATGATTTCAACATCAGCAGCAGTATGATCCGTTACTTTTTTAATTTTTATTTTTCCCGAATCATTAGCTTTTACAATGCTCTCCATCAACTGTGTAGTAGTCACACCATAGGGAACACTTCTGATCACCAAAGTCTTTTTATCCACCTCTTCAATGATCGCTCTTACCCTTACTTTACCCCCACGTTTTCCATCATTGTAATTTGATGCATCCATTATACCTCCAGTAAGAAAGTCTGGCAGTAATTCAAACTTTTTACCTCGTAGATATTTAATAGAGGATTCGATCAATTCACAAAAGTTATGAGGCAAAATTTTTGTCGCCAAACCAACAGCAATCCCCTCTGCACCCTGCGCTAATAATAACGGAAACTTCATCGGTAAGGTTACCGGTTCATTTTTTCTGCCATCATAACTTAAAGCCCACTCAGTAGTTTTAGCATTGAATGCCACTTCTAAGGCAAATTTACTTAGTCGGGCTTCGATATATCTTGCAGCAGCAGCTTCGTCTCCTGTTCGTACATCTCCCCAGTTTCCTTGTGTTTCTATCAACAGATCTTTTTGCCCCATATTCACCAACGCATCTCCAATACTAGCATCTCCATGCGGATGATATTGCATGGACTGACCTATAATATTAGCCACTTTATTGAATCTTCCATCATCCATTTCCTTCATGGCATGAAGAATCCTGCGCTGTACTGGCTTTAAGCCATCTTCAATTGCAGGCACTGCTCTCTCCAATATTACATAACTGGCATAATCTAAAAACCAGTTTTTATATTGTCCGCCAATACCGGACTCTGTATGTATGTAGTCTTCTTTGTTTGCTTTTGCCATCTTTCGAATTTGGTAATTTGTTAATTTGAAAATTTGGTGATGGACAACCGTCACATCTTTAAATTTTCAAATCATCAGATCGCTTTTGTCTTAATTTCAAAATCTTTCATATTCTCTATCTTCCCCTGCACATCAAACATCCCCATTGCTATCATTGTTTTTAAACGCCATAATAAATAAGCATCGCCTGTTGTGTGTTTTGCTTTGGCCAAATATTGATGAATGATCTTTGATGCTTTCTGCCAATCGACTGTTATAAATTTTTTCAATTCTGCATCATAAAAATCATAGTCCTCCTGCGTTAATTTCTTCCCGCCTTCCAATAAGCGAACACCTTTATTTTCATTGCAGATCTTTGTCCATTCATCCGGATCAACTTCAAACTCACTCAACGTTATTTCTCTGGCTAATTTTTTAGCTTTTAAAAATTCTTTTGCAGGAATCTCATGTAACCAATTAGGATAGAATACTCCTCCTTTTTCATTGATAAAGGGAAGATTATTCAAATAAAGAATAAACACCCTCCCTTGAAATTCTTTCATATAATTGAGCAGCCAGTAATACCCACATACATCATGTTTATTTTGTGCTGCCCATATCCAGATGATCTCATTTTCATCTCTTCTTAATGTACCCACCAATTCTGCCGCTGTCTTATAATCATCGATCTCATCACTATCTGCTTTCCGCTCATAGTCTCCGCCGGCCAGCACATCATTCCACCACTGTCTGCGTTCTGCTATCCCCTCACCAACATAAATATTATTTAGTGGACCAACCGCGTAGTCATCTTTTATCTGCACAACTTCACCCTGCAACGATTCATCTAATGCGATCGCCTCTTTCAATACATTTACATCTGCTTCGTTAAAAACTACATGAATCATTTATACTAATTAAGAATTAAAAATTAAAAAATATATCGAATCGATAATTCATTATATCCTATTTTGGTGTGATCATATAGTATACACAGGTAGTAAAAAAATTTCTTACCCATGGTATAGCACTGATCACTGCATTTTGTTTTTTGGGTTTCCAGCCGAACTTAAATTCGTAGATCGGATTCAGGAAATAATGAATTTTATTGACTACATTATATCCTGTTTCGTCAACTATTTTTTCAAATCGTTCTATGGATATACCTGTGTCCTTGACTTCTGTGAACGCATCCACATTTTCTTTGAATAATTTCAATATCCCTTTGTAGATAAACATTGGCAACAAATGAAAATAAGGCAGTTTACTCAACAACTTACTTTGCATTACCTGTTGATGCCCTCCAAAAGGCATTTGCCACGGCGGAAATCCAAAGAATACGATTCCATCTTTATTTAAATAATGTTTCATCCATGCAATCAATTTTTTCTGATCATGGATATGTTCAATCACATCTTTTAAAATAATGATATCAAATCGACTCGGAAACTCCTTTTCAACATCTACTTTATAAATATCTTTTGATATAAAAGATACCAATCCTTTATTCATTTCTTCACTCATCCATTCTCTGGCAATAACCAATCTTGGTTCATCCAGTTCTACGCCAACTCCTATACAACCTAAATCTGTAAAGGCTTTTAATACTCCTGCTTCTCCACAACCAATTTCCAACACCCGTGTTCCTGGTGCTATCTTTCTATATTGTTCAATGAAAGGAATAACATACTTACGGGTATTTTCTACCTGCATCTCAAAGTACCGTTTCTTATCCGTGTGAAATTCAAACACTTTTTAAAATTAAATTAAGAATTAATTAAACTTCTTCAACCAAATCAACTTCTACCTTCAGATTGTCAATAATAAAATCCTGTCTTGATTGGGTATTTTTCCCCATATAATATTCAAGCAATTGTTGAATATGTGTATCAGGCAACATCATCACCGGTTGCAATTTCATGTCTCTTCCTATGAATCTTGCAAATTCATCCGGACTGATCTCACCCAAACCTTTAAACCTTGTTATCTCCGGCTTACCGGTCAATTTTTTGATTGCTTCCTGTTTTTCTTTTTCATCATAACAATAAATTGTTTCCTTTTTATCACGTACTCTGAACAAAGGTGTTTCTAATATATATACATGCCCGTTCTTAACCAGGTCAGGAAAGAATTGCAGGAAGAATGTCATTAATAATAACCGGATATGCATACCATCTACATCGGCATCGGTGGCGAATACAATATTGTTGTAGCGTAATGTTTCGTAGCCATCTTCTATGTTTAACGCATGTTGGAGAAGGTTAAATTCTTCATTCTCGTACACCACTTTTTTTGTTAACCCAAAACAATTCAATGGTTTACCACGAAGACTAAAAACAGCCTGTGTATCTACAATACGGGCCTTAGTGATGCTACCACTTGCACTATCTCCTTCGGTAATGAAGATGGTACTCTCTTTTGCTTTTTCAAGAATTTTATCTTTTTCTTTCCCCGTAGCCTCATCATTATAGTGATACTTACAATCTCTTAATTTTTTATTGTGGAGATTGGCTTTCTTAGCTCTTTCGTTAGCTAATTTTCTGATACCGGACAACTCCTTACGCTCTCTTTCATTTTGCTCAATACGCTTTTTAAGTGCGTCGGCAGTAGCAGGATTTTTATGTAAATAATTATCAAGCTCTTTATTTAAAAAATCACCGATAAAATTCCGCATACTTGGTCCACCTTCATACACGTTTTGTGAGCCTAATTTTGTTTTTGTCTGACTTTCAAAAACGGGCTCCTGCACTCTTACACTAATGGCAGCACAAATACTGCCTCGTATATCAGACGCATCATAATCTTTCTTAAAAAACTCTCTGACAGTTTTTATGAAGCCTTCTCTAAAGGCCGCCAGGTGCGTTCCTCCCTGTGTAGTAAACTGTCCGTTTACAAAACTGTAGTACTCTTCGCCATATGCACTTTCATGTGTAATGGCTACTTCAATATCTTCTCCTTTTAAATGAATGATAGGATAACGGATCTCATCAGCATTGGTCTTACGTTCCAACAGGTCCAATAAGCCATTTTTGCTCACAAACCTTTTACCATTCAGGTTCATTACTAAACCGGCATTCAAGTAACAGTAATTCCAAAACTGGTTATCGAGATATTCCTGTACAAAATGAAAATTCTTAAAGATCAGGTCATCGGGAGTAAATTCTACATAAGTACCGTTGTCTTCTTTTGTTGCAACTTCCTTATGTTCTTTCACCAAATTACCTCTTTCAAATTCGGCAGTTTTTTCCTTGCCTTCTCTGTATGCAGTTACTTTAAAGTAATTACTCAATGCATTTACGGCTTTGGTACCCACACCATTCAATCCCACACTTTTTTGAAAAGCCTTGCTATCATATTTAGCTCCGGTATTTATTTTACTTACCACATCTACCACTTTACCCAGTGGAATACCACGTCCGTAATCTCTTACAGAAATAATTTTATCGGTGATCGTTACATCAATATGCTTACCATACCCCATGGTATGTTCATCAATACAGTTGTCGATAACTTCCTTCAGCAATACATAAATCCCATCGTCGGCACTGCTTCCATCACCTAATTTACCGATGTACATACCCGGACGAAGGCGTATATGTTCTTTCCAATCGAGGCTCCGTATGGAGTCTTCTGTATAATCCAATTGTTCTTTTTCTGCCATTTATTTCTTTTTCAGCGTTGCAATATAGTAGAATGACTGCATTTAACAGCTAAATGACTTATCCACACCCTTTTTAAAAATGTTAGAAAATGGCACCGGCTTTGTTTTACCTTCGTAAAAAGAAAATTTGGTGCAGTTACAAACAAACCTGGCTTCGATCGCAGAAGTGGCCATAGCCAAGGAAAAAGAAAACGAGGATTTTAAGGATTTTTTACAATCGAAGGATGCTGCAGCAATAGATGAAATAGTTCACCGGCTCAATACCGAGATATCCCCAAAAATAGATTGTACCACCTGCGGCAATTGCTGTAGATCTTTAATGATAAATGTTTCTGATGCTGAGGCAGATAATCTTGCTAACCACCTGCAGATAAGTACTGCAGACTTGAAAGCAACATATATTGAAAAGGGAGCCGGTGGATTAATGATTATTAATCAAATTCCCTGTCATTTTCTGGAAGGTACAAAATGCAGTATTTACGAACATCGTTTTGCCGGATGCAGGGCATTTCCTCACTTAGACCTTCCGAAATTTACCAGCAGACTCTTTAGCACTTTTATGTACTACAGCATGTGCCCCATCATTTTTAATGTAGTAGAAACATTAAAAACTGAAACAGGTTTTACTCCTCAAATTTGATTATACTTTTTTTAACGTATTCAACCGGTTACTAAAATCTTCTATCTGTATATATGTTGACAGAGAAACATCTTTTAGAAAAGATATTTCCGACACAACATTATACACTAAAAAACAAGTAACATGAAAAAGACAAATGTATTGATGGCAACAGTCATCGCAGCTACAATCGGATTTGTAAGCTGCACTCCTAAAGATGCTGACATTAAAACAGCATTGGAAGAAAAAGTAAAAGCTGCCACTGAGCTGACAGGCGTAACTGTTAGCGACGTAAAAGAAGGAGTCGCTTCACTTTCAGGAGAGTTTAAAGATTCTGCGGCATACGTTAAAGCCAATGATATCCTGACTTCATTACAAAAAGATGTAAAAGGATTGAAATCTTTTACCAGCAACTTTACTGTCATCCCTCCCGTTGCCCCTCCTGCAGCAAAAGCAGAGACTGAAGTGAGCAAATTAACCGATAAGAAATAATTCAATTGTGAACTAAACAACCGAGAAAAAGAATATTGAAAAGGTGTATGCTTTTGCTCAATATCTATCGTTGGTGTACTATTTCAGAAAAGTTATACAAAGGCTGTTCGCTCTACGTGAACGGTCTTTGTATTCTTAGCAGAAGTTAAAATAAAGGAGTTACTTTCATATCTGACCTTAGATCTGACATGACTACTCACGCTACAACTTCTCCCAGACCGCTTTACCAAAATACTCCAGGCTCGGATCCCTTGCTCCCATTAACAACAACACACAGTTTTCTGTGAGATGAGGACGAACTACATCTAAAAACTGGTTTCTGTCTTCTACAAAAAAAGCATTTTTTCCTAACGCTTTTATGTCGTTGATCAGATCATTGGCAGAGATATCTTTTACCGCAGTACCACCGGCATAAAAGATCTCACTCATCCATATTTCATCCTGAGGTCTTAACACGGCTGCTATTTCTTTTACAAAATCTGCTCTTAAAAATCTGGTTGGACCATAACCGTGCGGTTGAAACCATGCAATTACTTTTGGTGCAACATACTGACAGGCAGCTATAGAAGCCGCACACTTTGCCGGATTGTGAGCATAGTCATCTATTACCCAAACACCATTTTTCTGACCTAATATCTGATGACGACGATAGATACCTTCATAATTTCTCAATGCATCGGCGCAGGTTTGTAACGATACGCCCAACTGATTAGCTACTGCAGTGGCGGCGAGGGCATTTTCCATATTGTGCTTGCCAACAGTGTTGATAGAATATTGAATATCGAAGACAGAATATTGAATATTGAACCCTTCCTGCTTAAATCCTTTTGCAATATATCCGGCTGCTGAAGTTTCATCAATCGAAAAATCATTTTTATCACTGGCGGATAATTGTTTTGCCAACGCATTGGATTGATTGACCACAAACAATTCTTTCGTATTTTTTTTAAAAG
It contains:
- a CDS encoding DNA topoisomerase IV subunit B, whose protein sequence is MAEKEQLDYTEDSIRSLDWKEHIRLRPGMYIGKLGDGSSADDGIYVLLKEVIDNCIDEHTMGYGKHIDVTITDKIISVRDYGRGIPLGKVVDVVSKINTGAKYDSKAFQKSVGLNGVGTKAVNALSNYFKVTAYREGKEKTAEFERGNLVKEHKEVATKEDNGTYVEFTPDDLIFKNFHFVQEYLDNQFWNYCYLNAGLVMNLNGKRFVSKNGLLDLLERKTNADEIRYPIIHLKGEDIEVAITHESAYGEEYYSFVNGQFTTQGGTHLAAFREGFIKTVREFFKKDYDASDIRGSICAAISVRVQEPVFESQTKTKLGSQNVYEGGPSMRNFIGDFLNKELDNYLHKNPATADALKKRIEQNERERKELSGIRKLANERAKKANLHNKKLRDCKYHYNDEATGKEKDKILEKAKESTIFITEGDSASGSITKARIVDTQAVFSLRGKPLNCFGLTKKVVYENEEFNLLQHALNIEDGYETLRYNNIVFATDADVDGMHIRLLLMTFFLQFFPDLVKNGHVYILETPLFRVRDKKETIYCYDEKEKQEAIKKLTGKPEITRFKGLGEISPDEFARFIGRDMKLQPVMMLPDTHIQQLLEYYMGKNTQSRQDFIIDNLKVEVDLVEEV
- a CDS encoding YkgJ family cysteine cluster protein — encoded protein: MQLQTNLASIAEVAIAKEKENEDFKDFLQSKDAAAIDEIVHRLNTEISPKIDCTTCGNCCRSLMINVSDAEADNLANHLQISTADLKATYIEKGAGGLMIINQIPCHFLEGTKCSIYEHRFAGCRAFPHLDLPKFTSRLFSTFMYYSMCPIIFNVVETLKTETGFTPQI
- a CDS encoding UDP-N-acetylmuramate--L-alanine ligase, which encodes MIRSIDDFENVFFIGVAGTGMSAIAQYLAGVNKNVSGSDRYFTPDAYNETKEKLEAEGIKCFLQNGEGITAETDLIVVSTAIEDTVAEVQKAKQLNIPILKRSEVLSLIAKSKKTIAVGGTSGKSTTSAMLFDILEFAGMQPSIISGAGLISIIKQGKIGNAKVGAGDWLVIEADESDGSIVQYYPEVGLLLNIDKDHQEIDELMQIFNTFKKNTKELFVVNQSNALAKQLSASDKNDFSIDETSAAGYIAKGFKQEGFNIQYSVFDIQYSINTVGKHNMENALAATAVANQLGVSLQTCADALRNYEGIYRRHQILGQKNGVWVIDDYAHNPAKCAASIAACQYVAPKVIAWFQPHGYGPTRFLRADFVKEIAAVLRPQDEIWMSEIFYAGGTAVKDISANDLINDIKALGKNAFFVEDRNQFLDVVRPHLTENCVLLLMGARDPSLEYFGKAVWEKL